The genomic region GGGAATCCTACCGAAGAAGGAGGGAATCATGCTGGGTGCAAATCGGGTGCATGCGCGTGGCGATGTGGTGGCGAATGATAGAGTCGCCGTAGACGGAACTGCCGGTTTGGCAGGTGGGGCGATGGTGCAAAATGGTGCAGAATGGTGCACGAAATCGGGAAATGCCTTGCCCAGTTCGCCGGGCTCGCCGTATTCGCCGCGTGAAAATGAGCGGCCGGCGGTCCCGCGGTTGACGGAGCGGCAGCGGACGGCGGTGGCGCTGCTGTTGGTGGGGGAGAACGATTCGGTGGTCGCCGGGCGGTTGGGCGTGCATCGAAACACGATCTCGCGGTGGCGCAGTCAGAACCCGGTCTTCATCGCCGAACTGCATCGCAGGCAGCACGAGATGTTCGAGGCGCTGGTGGGGCGGGTACGCAAGCTTGCGATGAAGTCGATGCAGACGATCGACACCGCGCTGTCGGACAATGGCGCGGCGTACGACCCGGCGGCGCAGCGGCTGGCGGTCAGCGTGCTGCGCGGCACCGGCGCGTTCAAACAGGCGCAGCCGAGCGGCGCGCAGGACCTGTCGGCGGTCCTAAACGCCCAGGTGCGCGCAACGCGTGCGCCAGCGCAACGCAACGAGCCGGTGACCGACGACGAGCGCGATGCGATCCTGGCGCCATGGCTGGCCGACCCGGAAGCAGGTGACGCCATCGATGCGATCGCGCCGACCGCGCCAACGGAAACCATCCTGCGGCCGGCGTACGACCCGGCGCCACCGAAGCGCGATTGCAGCGAGGCGGTGGACGGTCGTACCATGGTGCCCATGACGACCCCGAACCCCGCCGTCGCGCCAGCAACGCCTGAGGAACCAACGAACTACGACGAGGCGAAGGTGCCGCAATACGAGCTGCCCGATGCGCTGCGCGCGAAGGACGGTTCGGCCGTCACGTCGCCGGCGGCTTGGCCGAAGCGGCGCGAGGAGATCTTGGAGCTGTTTCGCACGCACATGTTCGGGCGATCGTCCGGGCGGCCAGCGGAACTGCGGTTCGAGGTGATCGAGACGAACGAGCAGGCGATGGACGGTGCCGCGACGCTGCGCCGGGTGGCGATCCATTGTCGCAACGGGGATCGGCAGCACACGTCGCGACTCACGCTCTTCCTGCCCAACGCGCTGCGGGGCAGGCGCGCGCCGGTGCTGCTGCTGATCAACAATCGCAAGGCCATGCACATCGATCCCACGCGCGCGACTCGCTCGGGCTTCTGGCCAGCCGAGGAGATGATCGCGCGCGGTTACGGGGCGGCGGCGTTCCAGTACGGAGACGTGGCGCCGGACGATGCGGCCACCTACCGCGACGGGGTGATGCAGCTCTTCGACGACCTGAACCAACCGCGCGCCGGTGATGGCTGGGGCGCAATTGGCGCTTGGGCCTGGGGCGCCAGCCGGGCGCTGGACTACCTGCAGACCGACGATCGCGTGGACGGCCAGCGCGTGGCGGTCATCGGGCACTCGCGCGGGGGCAAGACCGCGCTCTGGGCCGCGGCGCAGGACGAACGGTTCGCAGCGGCGTACTCCAACGAGTCCGGCTGTGGTGGGGCGGCCATCAGCCGGCGCATGTTCGGCGAGACGATCGCGAAGATCACCGCCAACTTTCCCCACTGGTTCGCGCCGAACCTGAACGCCTATCGCGGGCGCGATGGTGAGATGCCGTTCGACCAGCACATGCTGCTGGACCTGCTGGCCCCACGACTGCTGTACG from Tepidisphaeraceae bacterium harbors:
- a CDS encoding prolyl oligopeptidase family serine peptidase — translated: MPSSPGSPYSPRENERPAVPRLTERQRTAVALLLVGENDSVVAGRLGVHRNTISRWRSQNPVFIAELHRRQHEMFEALVGRVRKLAMKSMQTIDTALSDNGAAYDPAAQRLAVSVLRGTGAFKQAQPSGAQDLSAVLNAQVRATRAPAQRNEPVTDDERDAILAPWLADPEAGDAIDAIAPTAPTETILRPAYDPAPPKRDCSEAVDGRTMVPMTTPNPAVAPATPEEPTNYDEAKVPQYELPDALRAKDGSAVTSPAAWPKRREEILELFRTHMFGRSSGRPAELRFEVIETNEQAMDGAATLRRVAIHCRNGDRQHTSRLTLFLPNALRGRRAPVLLLINNRKAMHIDPTRATRSGFWPAEEMIARGYGAAAFQYGDVAPDDAATYRDGVMQLFDDLNQPRAGDGWGAIGAWAWGASRALDYLQTDDRVDGQRVAVIGHSRGGKTALWAAAQDERFAAAYSNESGCGGAAISRRMFGETIAKITANFPHWFAPNLNAYRGRDGEMPFDQHMLLDLLAPRLLYVASASDDGWADPKGEFLGLAHTSPVYGLWGEPAIAAHEWPAPERPLVRGRRGYHVRTGGHGMEPYDWGCFMDFLDRQEGWR